A region of Moorena producens PAL-8-15-08-1 DNA encodes the following proteins:
- a CDS encoding MFS transporter: protein MAQPLNLLTLRKLINKLLSLVPALRQEIWILASGRLLLHIGQGFTLVYASIFFVNQIGLSATQVGIALGSSSISGVLGRLISGTLADSKFWGRKKTLLLSAAVSALASLCLAFTYNFQTLVIANLLMGLGIGLYWPPNEALVTDLTTPVQRNEAFSVTRLADSLGLGLGVIGAGQLIANSGNYRTLFVLKSIFYVIFFVVIYLAIAETKNVQEVPQSPTQSWKQALSDRFLMIWLLGNTLFTTYDAQLNSIMPLYFANFVPGGGTETGLAPETISLIFFWHVAFSAIFQLPVARFLNHFQRTNVLMVSLLLWSGGFVLVWLTGVVSKLAVIPALCALLLLALAKVIYLPSASSLVGDLAPQSLRGVYFSLESQCWAVGYFIGPSLGGWALDQSPEFTSGFWLVTASSVGLGLGILSYLGKKSDEVIGVRSQV from the coding sequence ATGGCTCAACCCCTCAACCTTTTAACCTTACGGAAATTGATCAATAAATTATTATCTTTAGTGCCAGCATTAAGGCAAGAGATTTGGATTCTGGCAAGCGGTCGATTGTTATTGCACATCGGTCAGGGGTTTACTTTAGTTTATGCCTCGATTTTTTTTGTTAATCAGATTGGTTTATCCGCCACCCAAGTTGGGATTGCTCTAGGGAGTTCTTCAATTTCTGGAGTACTAGGACGCTTGATATCAGGAACTTTGGCTGATTCCAAGTTTTGGGGACGCAAGAAAACTTTGCTACTCTCGGCAGCTGTTTCTGCTCTAGCAAGCCTTTGTTTAGCGTTTACCTATAATTTCCAAACTCTGGTTATTGCTAACTTACTGATGGGTTTAGGGATTGGTCTATATTGGCCGCCTAATGAGGCACTGGTCACCGATCTAACCACTCCTGTTCAGCGTAATGAAGCCTTTTCAGTGACTCGTTTAGCTGATAGCTTAGGACTAGGATTGGGAGTTATTGGGGCAGGGCAGTTAATTGCCAATTCTGGTAATTACCGTACTTTATTTGTGCTAAAAAGTATTTTTTATGTGATTTTCTTCGTTGTGATTTATTTAGCGATCGCAGAAACAAAAAACGTTCAAGAGGTGCCTCAATCCCCTACCCAATCCTGGAAACAAGCACTAAGCGATCGCTTTTTGATGATTTGGTTACTAGGGAATACTCTCTTCACTACCTATGATGCTCAACTCAATAGCATTATGCCCCTCTATTTTGCCAATTTTGTGCCAGGAGGAGGAACAGAAACCGGATTAGCTCCAGAAACGATTAGTCTTATTTTCTTCTGGCATGTCGCCTTTAGTGCCATTTTCCAATTACCTGTTGCCCGGTTTCTCAACCATTTTCAACGCACCAATGTTCTGATGGTTTCTTTACTTCTGTGGTCTGGAGGATTTGTGTTAGTGTGGCTCACAGGAGTTGTTTCTAAGCTAGCAGTTATTCCAGCACTTTGTGCTTTATTACTATTAGCCTTGGCTAAGGTAATTTATCTCCCTTCTGCCTCTTCTTTGGTGGGGGATTTAGCTCCACAATCGTTGCGAGGAGTTTACTTTTCCCTTGAATCTCAGTGTTGGGCAGTAGGTTACTTTATTGGACCGTCTTTAGGAGGTTGGGCATTAGACCAATCTCCAGAATTTACCAGTGGTTTTTGGTTAGTGACTGCTAGCAGTGTGGGCTTAGGCCTTGGGATTTTGTCCTATCTGGGTAAGAAGAGTGATGAGGTGATCGGTGTTAGGTCTCAGGTTTGA
- a CDS encoding RNA-guided endonuclease InsQ/TnpB family protein, translating to MIILEVKAKGKPSQYLAIDEAIRTVKFIRNSCLRYWMDNKGLNKFDLNKYSAVLAKKFPFANELNSTARQSSAERAWSSVVRFFDNCKKKVPGKKGFPRFQKHCRSVEYKQSGWKLSPDKKSIVFSDKKGIGKLKLKGNWDLWRFDKKQIKRVRIVKRADGYYVQFCVSVDVVEDLEPSKSTVGLDVGLKEFYTDSDGNSEPNPRFYRTGEKRLKFYQRRVSRKKKGSANRKKAINRLGRQHLKISRQREEHAKRLARCVVRSNDLVAYEDLRVKNLVKNHCLAKSINDAGWYQFRKWLEHFGAKFGRVTVAVNPAYTSQNCSECGEVVKKSLSTRTHVCKCGCKLDRDHNAAINILKRALGTVGHTGTWILDPVNASGDLTSTVLGSGQEQQVGSLSEESPRLKTGECQFPLKR from the coding sequence ATGATTATTTTAGAGGTTAAAGCGAAAGGAAAACCATCTCAGTATTTAGCTATAGATGAGGCTATTCGGACTGTGAAATTCATCCGAAATAGTTGTCTTAGATATTGGATGGACAATAAAGGGCTTAACAAATTTGACCTAAACAAATACAGTGCAGTTCTTGCTAAAAAATTCCCTTTTGCTAATGAGTTAAACTCTACTGCTCGTCAGTCTAGCGCTGAAAGGGCATGGTCATCAGTTGTTCGATTCTTTGACAACTGTAAAAAGAAAGTGCCTGGGAAGAAAGGATTTCCCCGTTTTCAAAAGCATTGTAGATCGGTCGAGTACAAACAGTCAGGATGGAAATTATCCCCTGACAAGAAGTCAATAGTCTTCAGTGACAAAAAAGGCATTGGAAAGCTCAAACTCAAGGGTAATTGGGATTTGTGGCGTTTCGATAAAAAGCAAATCAAGCGGGTTCGGATTGTAAAAAGAGCTGATGGTTACTACGTCCAGTTCTGCGTTTCAGTTGATGTGGTAGAGGATTTAGAACCATCCAAAAGTACCGTTGGGTTAGATGTAGGGCTAAAAGAGTTCTACACTGACTCTGATGGGAACTCCGAACCAAATCCCCGATTTTATAGAACTGGGGAAAAGCGACTAAAGTTTTATCAACGCCGGGTTTCCCGGAAAAAGAAAGGCTCTGCTAACCGGAAAAAAGCCATCAATAGATTAGGCAGGCAGCACCTTAAGATAAGTAGGCAACGTGAAGAGCACGCAAAGAGATTGGCGCGCTGCGTAGTCCGGTCTAACGACCTGGTCGCCTATGAAGACTTAAGGGTCAAGAATTTAGTAAAAAATCACTGTCTGGCTAAATCTATTAATGATGCAGGTTGGTATCAGTTTAGGAAGTGGTTGGAACATTTTGGTGCTAAGTTTGGCAGGGTAACTGTAGCGGTCAACCCTGCTTATACGAGTCAAAACTGTTCCGAATGCGGCGAAGTGGTCAAGAAGTCACTATCAACCAGGACTCACGTCTGTAAATGTGGCTGTAAGTTAGACAGAGACCACAACGCTGCAATCAATATCCTAAAAAGAGCCTTGGGTACGGTGGGGCACACCGGAACCTGGATCTTGGATCCAGTAAACGCTTCGGGAGACCTGACCTCTACTGTTCTTGGCTCCGGCCAAGAACAGCAAGTTGGGTCGTTGAGCGAAGAATCCCCGCGTCTAAAGACCGGGGAGTGTCAATTTCCACTCAAGAGGTAA